In Miscanthus floridulus cultivar M001 chromosome 8, ASM1932011v1, whole genome shotgun sequence, the sequence tatcataaatattagtacgctattatataaatttggtcaaagacactaatagtagatacaaaaaatactaactatactacataataataaaaaaaatatgaaattgagagggaggtaccttaggagcgggcggccttgacgcgccggcgttcgtggcttGGCCGGCTAGGGCGCTGCGCGGTGGGAGTggtcgggcgcggcgtgggcgagcggccgaggccgggccgtgcgggcgcggacggggcgaggcgaggccgggcgggcgcgtGCGTGGCGTGGACGAGCAGGCGCGAGCGCGTGCGGCTGCAGgcagggcgctggcggcggcggcggtggcgttcGGGCGTCGGGCGGGCTCACGCGCAGTATATAtctggtcctgccgcgccacagatcagggcgcggcactgccgcgctatGATCGGTGGCGTGGCAGGACCCGCCACGTCAGTGGCCCCCCGGCCGGCCCACGCCACGTTAGCCCTAtgctgcgccaccatgcatggcgcggcacaggcatttggccgcaccagggcaataggcgcggccaaaaatattagttaaaaaaaaacgacaatgttagatttaaaattatatttaaaaaggggttaaaattaaaaaaaaatcatgggCTGGTTGATGTAAAGTGGGGCCGTGGAGCTCTTCTGGTACCACGGTCATGTGTATGCCGAATTGCCGATTGATTGAAACTGTATTTCCATTCTTTATTTGGTGGTGGCACACTAGGATCTTCTGGTACACCAGTAGGATCGTCGCACCAGTGAGATGTGCGAATAAACAAATCCAGTAGTACTTGTGCAAGGAATCAACACGACCGATtcacatctgctgctgctgctgcttgcaacACTACTGACGTGGCTTGGTTGACAATTATTATTGAAAAAAAAATGCAGATGAAATAAACCAGCACGGGGTGATTTTTGGAACCATTTTGCTAGCCGAGAGGAGAGGTTGAAACTAAACGTCAGGCCATTCAAAGCGGATGTGTTTTAAGTGTGTCACATAATAAGCAAGAAGGTACAGTATTTAGTTAGTACGGAGTAGTTGAAATAGCTCCAATGCATTGTTTCAAAGACAAAGTTATGCTATATTGGAGAGTGCACATATGCACTTGCCTTGCCCTATAAACACTGACATGGCACTATCTAATAGTAAGAAATAAACTCTCTTCATTAAATGCGGAATAACATGAAAGAAAACGAAATTGCATCTTTAGTTATGGCGAAATTTGAACTTTGTCAAAGATTTGGCCCTCATGTCCCGGGCAAACACTCGCAGGCCTCGAGCTTGGAAGTTGCTCGAAACCGTGTTGTTGCATGTTCTTCGCTTCCTTCAGCCTTCAGGTGTCTTTCTCAGGATTCCAAGTAGGGAGGTGACTGATGAGTGGCGGAGGCAGCATTGGTGCGTTACGGTGCGTCGGTGCTGCCACCGTGCCACGGCATGAAACGGGAGGGAGAGGCGCGACCTTTGAGACACGACCACGGCGTTGTCTACCTAGAGTACTGCATGCGGGCGGCACGGGAGGTCATTGCCAACACCCTACCGAGTGTCCGAGTGTGCCGACCTCGCCATGGGCAACTGGGCAAGTACTCCGgcatgccacccccggttggtaCCGAAAGGCCAAGGCGACGGAGGCTCAGCTCAAAACGCGACGAAGTGGCACTACTAGTACAATAATGATTTAAGAGACAACCTCTCATGATGGGCGCATCTAGAGACCATTTCTGTAAATTTTCAGGTGGCCTTTAGGTAAAATCCCACCTCTGTTAACCGTTTTCAAAGGAAGGAATTCTAAGAGTCCGCCTCCAGAAATAGATCAACAAAGACGGATATACTGTGAGAGGTCTAGCTCTAGAAATAGATGTAGTAAAAAAATAATCCATAATTTTCTCGTATAAAGTTGGATTAAGACCATTAACAAAGGCTGTCATCCTACTATTGATGTGTCTACTGTTCGTCTCTGGAAATCCTTTCTCCggtagtaaaaaaaaaaaaatcctttctCCGGTAGctattttatgttttttttttggaaaattgcATTTGGTACGGATCTCTCGCTCTTGGTTATTTCTCTGGCCAGGAGGCAACATTCGTGCAAGACCAGTCATAATAAATTCATACACTAGAAATGTAATAAATTGTTGGTTAACCTTCTCTTTTTATGGACAAATAGAGAGTAAATTCATAATAAGTGGTGCAACGAGGAGCATTGATGTTCTGGCCATCCCATCCAATTATGTGGATCCAGAATTGCGACAATGAAGTAACAGTGGATCAGTACTCACTAAGTAGTCATGAAAGATCATGGTTAAAGCTTATTGAGTTATTCTCTCCAAGACAGAAGTGGTACAGAACATAATATGTTGAGATAAACAACTAATGGAAAACCATTAGAGGCGTTGGAGAGTAGCGAAAAAGAAAACAACTCAAAATTATTCATCGTTTCAGTATCACACACGAAAACTGTAAAAGCAAACATCTTCAGCAATCAATACAGCAGCTGAATACAGATCAGTTGTTCTACATTTCATATAAGCATCATGTACTAGTACTGTTCTGGCCACACAGATAAATCAAAAGAAGAGCCGTGGGTAAACCAATATCTGCGATGGCCATATACATGTACCCATCGCTCTTGCCATTGCTCTGACGCCAAACACAGCGTCCCCGGGAGGCACCTCCCACCCTGGAGGGAATGATCGCCAGCGGCGCCCAGGAAACGCAACATAAATTCGGTTCTCCTCCACGCCACAGCTCCCCACATCTCGGCACGCAGCAGCGGTCTTCCCAGTGCAGTCCACGAACAAGCTGTACGCCCCGATGCTCTCCATTTCCTCCCACCTCATGCGCGCCATGTCAAGCCCGTACACGGCCACCTTGTTCACCCTCCTCGTCTGCACGATGGAGCCTGATTTCGGCTCCAGCATGAAGAGCACCAGCAGCAGCCGGTCCCCGGCGGCGGCCAGACGGGGCCCAAAGCACCACTGATTGAAGGCGGTGGCGTCCGGGAGGCCGGCGGCGGGAAGCATTTGGACGGTCTGGCTCTGGGGGCTGCCGCAGAGGCGGAACTCCAGCAGCTGCGCGCGATCGGTCAAACCGAGGACGCGGCCGCGGAATTCGAGGACGCCCGTGACGTAGGAGGCGGAACGGGGGAGGCTGTGCTTGGTCCACCTGGGACCGGAGGCGCTGGCGTTGGGGTTGGGGTTTGGGTcggggaaggggagggagaagaAGGCGTGCTTGGAGTGGAAGACGAGGAGGTGGGACGCCGTGAGGGCGGCGTAATGGTACGCGAAGAGAGGGGACGGGAGCGTGACCTCGCGGCGTTCGGCGCCGGTGAGAGCgtcgatgatgatgatgcgaGTTTCCCAATCGGATGCGCCTCGGTGGCGGAGGAGGTGGTGGCCGCGAGAGGCAGACAGAAGGTTCGCGCCCTCCGCGGCGGTGAGGTCGGCGCGGTACGCGAGCGGCTGCGCGAGGACGGCCTGGGAGAAGGGGACGACGCTGCGGGATCTGGGATCGAGGAGGAGCGGGGGCAGGCCGGGGCTGAGGAGATCGGCGGCGGAGGCGCGGAGCAGGCGGCGCCAGGGCTGGCAGGTGGCCGCGAAGGCGTAGATCGAGCGGAGgcaggggaggaggcggcgcAGCAACTCCGAGAGGGGCAGCTCGGGCAGACCGCCCCAGTCGCGGAACTCCGGCATCGTGGGCCCGCCGGCGGTGAGCATATGTGTCTCAAGCGGTTTCATTGTGGTTCCGCGTCGCAGGAAGGCTAGGGGTGTGTTTAGTTACCCAAAATCTAAACTTTGATActataaaaaaaagaagaagattatTCGTCACATTAAATTTATGGTACATATATGGAATACTAAATATTAAtgaaatcaaaaattaattgtacagtttagttatactttacgagacgaacgttttgagcctaattaatcaacgattggataattattaccaaatataaATAAAATACTACACGGCAAGTGCCGTGCATTGATTTTGCCGCTGCTGATTTCGGGCAACTAAAGGAGGCCTAGGTAGTGCGCGGTCCCTGGTGGCCCCACTGTGGTTCCCACTGTAGTTGGTTTTTTTAGTGGAGTGTCGTTGGTGTCCTGCGGCCGTTCGCGTGCCACCCGACTTatccctttttttctttttttttagaatagtgtttttctttcgCAAGCATCCAGATTTTCTTTAAAATTCCTTTAAGCGAACTGGACGTTGGTGTCAGGCGTCCTCAACAGGCCTTCCAAAACACTAGCTGAGGTGGAGCCTAAAACAATTAAAAAAACTAAGAAGTCAGATAGTGGTACAAATTTTTTGGGAACTGTACGAGCTTAGCTCTTGCTAGCTCGCTAGCGCTATGGATTCTGGATTTATCTTTCTTCGTGATTGGCCAGCTGCTCCTCCTAGCAGGCAGGACAACCGTTGGGGACGCCCAGCCGCGTTGGGCCAAACGTTAACGTTGATGACGACTTCAGGCGACGGACGACTGTCAAGTGCTGGGCCAAACGGGCCGGAAGGCAGTGCGCGGAATATGTAGGGCAATTTTTAGACAAGTTTTCAATTATTTTTTAGCTAACCTTGGCTAATTTAATCTGTTTTTTCGTCCTACTAACAACTAGGCCTAGctcatccaaacaagacctatgTCCAGGAACTCTAATGATACATGatctaatgaacatgaaaattttATTACAACTCAAACATGCAATGATAGCCCAccgtaaaaatttcaccatagttGGACTAGAGAAACTAcaactatgaattaattatagaaaaacatagatctaaagttacagcaaaaactttatactaaaacataccatatcatatgttcactgtgtagatctaatcATGCGGAGTCCAACACAattggattttttattttatgatttttctgtgatttactacgTTTTTTCAAAATTCAGTCGAAataaacataaaagaaaaaggaaaaccacCCAGTGAAACAACCATGGGGTCAAGTGGCCGGTTTTTTAAGATGAGGGAGGAGTTATTTCTATTTTTAGAGTTCAGTGAGGAAAAACTGATTTCTGCGATAGGCAAAATGGACTTTTTCCTTTTGCTACGGTGGCTTCTGTGCACACTGGGCTATGGGCTCCCGAGGAAGTGCGCACTGGGCACTTATCTGTGGCTGGCTGTTTATACTCTATCTATGGTACCTGCATCTAGATAGGAGAGCTAATAGGTAGGGTAATTTTTTAGAAAAGTCTTCAACTATTTTTTAGCCAACCTTGGCTAATTAATCTATTTTTTTGTCCAACTAACAACTAACCCTAGCTCATCCAAACAGGACCTATGTCCAGGAAAAAAGTCCTTTTATATCCATTTTTGtattatattttttcttcttATAAGCATCAAAATCAGATGTCTTATCCTATCGGCTCTCAAAATCCATTTAAATTGCCTACTTACTCATGTTAAAAGTGGGTTTTAAGATGGTCCACCCTTTGTTAGTAGAAAAATCCAATAAATACCATAAAATTGTCTCTAACCTTATAAAAGTTCCAATAAAAGCCCTACATGTATATTGGGACACAATAAACCCAAATAAAATAGTTATAGCTTGAAAAGTATCTCTAAAAGCTTCCAAAAATTAGATTTAGCTTTAGGAAAATAGGAAAAACATctaaaaaatctagaaaattACTAGACCATTCTAATTGATAAATAAGAATGTGTTGAAATTTACAACCAACATGAATGAATAGCATCAATGCATTCATCATTAAATGAATGTAGAATACTTGATATTTACATAACATATTTCTATTGTGAAAAGTTTTTTAAAACATGTTTAGACATCATTATAATGttttagaaaattttcaaaattttctaGATATTTTCCCATTTACCTATGTCTAAATATATATTTAGGAAACTTTTAGAGATATGTTTCACAAACTCTAAATATTTTACTTATATTTTTTGTGTCCCAATATATTTCTAAGATTCTTCTCATAAATTTTAGAAACCTTAGAGACATTTTTCATGGTTTAAAAATTTTATCATGTATTTActgatttttttgaaaaaaaattggtAAACCCGTCTCAAACGGCTTCTAACCTGATCAAGGATATAATGTAAATGGTTTTTGAAAGTTGTTGAGGGGTAAGATGCCTAGTTTGTTTTTTAGGGGAAGATGCCTAGTTTTTTAAGTTAAAAAGGAAAATCTGACCATGACAATACAGAGGTAAAATGGACCTGTTGCTTATATATGTCCATGGGCTTTGAACTTAGGGCCCACGGATTATCATTCTTGAGCCAGAGACCCCAAAGGCCTTCGAAAGCCCAGTCTATTCGATCCAGTCGGACTTGGGGTCCAGGTTTTGACTCCTGCTCCCGGCCCCCCAAGTCAACGATTTTTAAGGATCTGGAGCTCAGTTCGAGAAGCTGAAATCGAGGGGAGAAGATGCCTGTCATTGGAAGCAAAGGTGACCTCCGCTGTCTTCTTCTTCCTAATTAAAACCAACCCGGCAACCTAATCAAAAATCAAGTGCGTGCTTCACATGTACTCACACGCCTCCCCAAGCTGGCAAGCTGGATCACTCCATATATTGGTCTCACCGCAAGGCACTTCGATTCACGCGTGCCTTAATCAGCTGCAGATCGAAATGACACCAATGCAAGGATCGATGTAGTACAGGGACAGATCCATCGATCGTAGTATTTAATTGGGCTTCACACACAACACAAGTTTTATGGGAAAACTTCATGGGCAGTTTTCCTAATTTTCAAGTGACTGAAACCAGTAGTATATTTTTTATTTCAAGCACCTTTGGGCATTTTGAGTGGAATATTGATCCACGTATTCGGAGCAACGTCAGAACCCGGGCAGATTTAGTTAAGTGTGAACAGGGCATTGGCGTATGGACAGGATAGGTGATGTACCCCACTCATTAGCGTCACTAGTTTATTTTATTATACTCCCTACCCACTGGCAAGAGATAATCTAATTATTCAGTTTGTATAATGTGTGATgcttagctagctagctatacaGTTATCCTTGACACTAAAGTACGAtttgcctatatatatatatgctagctAGCCACCTAGCTTACTAATCAAGAATATTGCGTATTAATTGCTAGATCTGAAGAGATGGCAAATATATGTGCACCAAGGGATGTGATACATAATTAAATTATTAGTCCCTCCAGTTCTAAATAACTGATGTTTTCAGGGTGTCATAAGTCAATTATTCCAAACTTTGGTTGTATATTATTACTTTTTATATGTTTTGACCTCGGATATTTGTTGTTTTGAAAtttagtttcataaaagtatacTTGTACAATGTTTTTTTAAACATATGTAACAAACAAATACTGGCCAAAGTATTCTTTTGAAAACCATGCATGTTAATGTTCCTTATTTATTATTGGAGAGATGACTCACTACTAGAGAAGAGACTTTCGGTGTAAGGCTTTAGTCCCGGTGATTTTTAGACCGGGACTAAAGAAATGATTAGTTTCGGTTGgagctatcaaccgggactaaagtcccctgcccaatggctagagGCGTAGCTTTTGCAAGAGGGGAGCAGGAGGggaccattagtcccggttggtggctcaaaccgggactaaaggtcaccctctagtcccggttggagctacctgccgtgactaaacctttaatcccggttggtggctccaaccgggactagaatTCTACCTATAATATGGGTTTATACCACAAATCGGGACTACATGTCCTAGGCTAtatactttcttcttcttcctcccccagCCCGAGCCATTTCAAGCTCTCTGCCTGCTCTCTGTTCTTCCTCGTGGAAGGAGTTCATGCTTGCGggattggtgaagacttcattcctccatccattcttcggttctaaaggttaccaacttcatcctCCCATGTTTCATTACTAGCATGGCTCATTTCgtggtctagaaatagagaaatttgtggtttttttattaggaatgatggtggattttttttatttatacacCATTTGATCTCAAAATCGCTTGATAGCTTGAATATGAAGATGAAGGAAGCTTATAGTAGtacatcaaaactagtatgcacctttcattgcctcatttcatggtctAGAAATATAGGAATTTTTGGTTTTCTAGATTGGGAATAATGGTgggtattttttatttatatgccatttgagctcaaaatcacttgatagtatGCACCTAGCCTCATTTCATGGTTTATAAATAGAGAAATATAAGATTTTTTTAGTATATAGCTCATTTAATTTCATAGTTcacaaaataagaaatttatagtagttgatgaaaatgagtatagagagtcatAGATGacgactgcttccgggtcctcggcctcacATGGGGTCTCTAAGCGATTGAGGCCGGACCTCTCTCTCATTGTGTGCGACAAGTGTGGGCAGAAGACTGTGAGGGAGTACAGGGtgaagaagaagggtcccaacCAAGGGCACATCTTCTGCACATCTCCAGATCACGAAGTGAGTTATTTTTTTGTCATATTTTGTTATGGTTTGTAGCCATTTTTCATGATaattttgattaaagttcttgatttattgttgtaattttagtgggatggcactggatcatGTGACGGTTTGtcctgggaggaagagtatgttgagcacgtccaaaaatctcttgcaaaggctacTAAGGCGACTAATGAGAGTGCACCTTTGTATGATATGGCAATGAACCAGCAGAAGAATGATCTATCTATTTTAGTTGGAATTGGTTCCGAAATCCTTAttctactgaagtgcattgtaggtttagtttgtttagtgctatttgggattgtctacattgtatcaaggctttaataaattaatgttcgAGAGTACGTGAAACAGCTGTGTGGTATaggatattaattaatcatgttgattgatggatattttggatcttttaattaatgcatgttgtataatatggGTTTTTCAAGTTTTTGATGTggtgtatgtcatgtaatgtagaTGAATCGGCAATACAACACGGATCATCGCTCCCCAATGTTCATTAGGGGCGTGCATGAATTCATAaatgtggccaaggcaaacacgcgaaatggtttcatgtgctgctaaaaggtcctaatatggctagagggagggtgaatagcctatttaaaaatctacaaatcaactagagcaatttgattagtatgacaaatagcgaaatataaACTTGCTtacctctacaagggttgcaagtcacctatccaacaattctagttgcaatgattactaggcacacaacttgcaatgttactactcacta encodes:
- the LOC136474619 gene encoding uncharacterized protein, which gives rise to MKPLETHMLTAGGPTMPEFRDWGGLPELPLSELLRRLLPCLRSIYAFAATCQPWRRLLRASAADLLSPGLPPLLLDPRSRSVVPFSQAVLAQPLAYRADLTAAEGANLLSASRGHHLLRHRGASDWETRIIIIDALTGAERREVTLPSPLFAYHYAALTASHLLVFHSKHAFFSLPFPDPNPNPNASASGPRWTKHSLPRSASYVTGVLEFRGRVLGLTDRAQLLEFRLCGSPQSQTVQMLPAAGLPDATAFNQWCFGPRLAAAGDRLLLVLFMLEPKSGSIVQTRRVNKVAVYGLDMARMRWEEMESIGAYSLFVDCTGKTAAACRDVGSCGVEENRIYVAFPGRRWRSFPPGWEVPPGDAVFGVRAMARAMGTCIWPSQILVYPRLFF